A DNA window from Allokutzneria albata contains the following coding sequences:
- a CDS encoding KamA family radical SAM protein, with amino-acid sequence MRQPYEYVRQELREPDWRRFPGWKHVTEAQWRDAQWQRVSCVKNVRQLRAVMGDLLTERFYDDLAADQARLATMSMLVPPQMINTMVPENTGSPEEFTAAFYADPIRRYMIPVASDRDQAWPSHPHSARDSLHEAEMWVVEGLTHRYPTKVLAELLSTCPQYCGHCTRMDLVGNSTPQVDKHKLALKPVDRQDQMIDYLKRTPGVRDVVVSGGDVANVPWRQLESFLMRLLDIDTVRDIRLATKALAGLPQHWIQPTVIEGMERVARTARRRGVNLAIHTHVNHVQSVTPLVAEAARAMLEVGVRDVRNQGVLMRGVNADPKALLDLCFALQGEASILPYYFYMCDMIPNAEHWRVAVWEAQELQHAIMGYLPGYATPRIVCDVPYVGKRWVHQLAEYDRELGISYWTKNYRTGIELADPDALERRYSYYDPITTLPETGQRWWQRNNSP; translated from the coding sequence ATGAGGCAGCCGTACGAGTACGTGCGGCAGGAGCTGCGCGAACCTGACTGGCGCCGGTTCCCGGGGTGGAAGCACGTCACCGAGGCGCAGTGGCGGGACGCGCAGTGGCAGCGGGTGTCGTGCGTGAAGAACGTGCGCCAGCTCCGCGCGGTGATGGGCGACCTACTGACCGAGCGCTTCTACGACGACCTCGCCGCTGACCAGGCGCGGCTGGCGACGATGTCCATGCTGGTCCCACCCCAGATGATCAACACGATGGTGCCCGAGAACACCGGATCACCGGAGGAGTTCACCGCGGCCTTCTACGCCGACCCGATCCGCCGCTACATGATCCCGGTGGCCTCCGACCGCGACCAGGCCTGGCCCTCCCACCCGCACTCCGCCCGCGACTCCCTGCACGAGGCGGAGATGTGGGTGGTGGAAGGACTGACCCACCGCTACCCCACCAAGGTACTGGCGGAGCTGCTGTCGACCTGCCCGCAGTACTGCGGGCACTGCACCCGCATGGACCTGGTCGGCAACTCCACCCCCCAGGTCGACAAACACAAACTGGCACTGAAACCCGTCGACCGCCAAGACCAGATGATCGACTACCTCAAGCGCACCCCCGGCGTGCGGGACGTGGTCGTCTCCGGCGGCGACGTCGCCAACGTCCCCTGGCGCCAACTCGAATCATTCCTCATGCGGCTGCTGGACATCGACACCGTCCGCGACATCCGCCTGGCCACCAAAGCCCTCGCCGGCCTACCCCAGCACTGGATCCAACCCACCGTCATCGAAGGCATGGAACGCGTCGCCCGCACCGCCCGACGCCGCGGCGTGAACCTGGCCATCCACACCCACGTCAACCACGTCCAGTCCGTCACCCCGCTCGTGGCCGAGGCCGCCCGAGCCATGCTGGAAGTCGGCGTCCGCGACGTCCGCAACCAAGGCGTGCTCATGCGCGGAGTCAACGCCGACCCGAAAGCACTGCTGGACCTGTGCTTCGCCCTCCAAGGAGAAGCCAGCATCCTGCCCTACTACTTCTACATGTGCGACATGATCCCCAACGCCGAACACTGGCGCGTCGCCGTCTGGGAAGCCCAAGAACTCCAACACGCCATCATGGGCTACCTCCCCGGCTACGCCACCCCCCGCATCGTCTGCGACGTCCCCTACGTCGGCAAACGCTGGGTACACCAACTCGCCGAATACGACCGCGAACTGGGCATCTCCTACTGGACCAAGAACTACCGCACCGGCATCGAACTCGCCGACCCCGACGCACTTGAGCGCCGATACTCCTACTACGACCCGATCACCACACTGCCGGAGACAGGACA